The Serpentinimonas maccroryi genome has a segment encoding these proteins:
- the yjgA gene encoding ribosome biogenesis factor YjgA, producing MARKPTKGYFVKGHFVAAGSELDLELKRELKGDTEASRTDLKKHSEHLQQLGEQLLGLRSGLLDRLALPGILLDALAEARRISDFEGRRRQIQYVGKLMRRLDAATVEAVEQALAEQHQGSAADTLRLHQAEQWRERLLTDDEALSAWLQIAPDTDLQHLRTLIRQARKDAQSQRAAEPGAAPAGKAARQGKSYREIYQLVRAGLEPPPDPAAAAPAQPLEAA from the coding sequence ATGGCACGCAAACCCACCAAAGGCTACTTCGTCAAAGGCCACTTCGTCGCTGCAGGCAGCGAACTGGACCTTGAACTCAAGCGCGAACTCAAAGGCGACACCGAGGCCAGCAGGACCGACCTCAAAAAACACAGCGAACACCTGCAGCAGCTGGGCGAGCAGCTGCTGGGCTTGCGCAGCGGCTTGCTCGACCGGTTGGCTTTGCCCGGCATTCTGCTCGACGCCCTCGCCGAGGCGCGGCGCATCAGCGACTTCGAAGGCCGCCGGCGCCAGATTCAGTACGTCGGTAAGCTCATGCGCCGGCTCGACGCCGCCACCGTGGAAGCGGTCGAGCAGGCGCTGGCCGAGCAGCACCAAGGCAGCGCCGCCGACACCCTGCGCCTGCACCAGGCCGAGCAGTGGCGCGAGCGCCTGCTGACCGACGACGAGGCGCTGAGCGCCTGGCTGCAGATCGCCCCAGACACCGACTTGCAACACCTGCGCACCCTCATCCGGCAGGCGCGCAAAGACGCGCAGTCGCAGCGCGCCGCCGAGCCGGGCGCTGCACCCGCCGGCAAAGCCGCACGCCAGGGCAAAAGCTACCGCGAAATCTACCAGCTGGTGCGCGCCGGCCTAGAGCCACCGCCCGACCCTG